In Clostridium sp. 'White wine YQ', the DNA window TCTAAAATAGAATTAGTTATACTATCCATCAGCTTTATTGACCCTTCATAAGCTAAAGTCATAAGTCTCTGTCCCCCAATCCTATCATGTATAGGGAAGGACATTCTCACTAATGGTATCCCATGCTTTTCTTCAATTCTTCTGCCATCGGAACTTCCTATCATTAAGTTTGCATTTAGTTCTAGTGCATACTTTTCTATATTTTTAAAATCCGTATTATCTAGTATCTTATATTCTCCAGCAAATAATTTTTCAGATAGCTCTTTTAATTCTTCATCTAATAGTTCCTTAAGTTCTTGACACTTGCTCCCTGTTGCAAGTAATACTGGCATTGAACCATTCTCTAAACATAACCTTGCTGTTGAATATACAAAGTCTGGTTCTCCATATATAACTACCCTAGCCTCAGCATTATATTTATGAGAATCAATCATGGCATCAATATATCTTCCCCTTTGTTCCTTATATTTCTTCGGTATCTCTCTACCAGTTATTCTTTGAAGTAAATTAATAAATTCATCTGTATCTCTTAGCCCTCTAGGAATATTTAGTCTATAATTTTTTACTCCAAAAGTATCTTCTAAGTATCTTCCTGCTGAGTACTCTTCCTTTATTAAGGTGGATAACTCAATAGTAGCCTTGGCCCCTGCCATTAGAGCTATATCATTTATAGAGGTTCCTCCAGAAGGCAGTCTGTTATACTTTTCTTGACGTGGAGCATCTAGATTATCTGCTATATCAGGTAAAAGTATATAGTCTATTTCAAAAGCTTCTAATATTTCTTTAAGTTCTCTTGTATCAGCTGGACTAATGGGACTAGTTATTATATTAATCTTATTATTTTTCTCTTCATTCATCTCAGTATTTTCTACAATTGCTCTTAATGCTCTAAAATATCCTTCATACTGACTTCCTCCATATCCTGGCGAAGGTACTGGTATTAACTTAACCTTTGAACTATCATGTGTTTCATAAAATGTCTTAGATATTCTAGCCACATCTTCTCCTATGGTTTCTGCCAAACAAGTAGTAGCTATTGCTATAACTTCAGGATCATATAGCTTAATTAAGTTTTCTAGCCCTTTAATAAGATTCTTTTCTCCACCATAAACTGTGCCCTGTTCTGTAAGGGAAGATGAAGCAATATCTATGGGCTCATTATAATGAGTTGCCATGTGCCTTCTAATATATGTGCTGCACCCTTGAGAACCATGGAGTATTGTCATAGCTCCTCTTATCCCATAGAAAGCATTAACCACACCCATAGGCATGCACATATTACAAGGATTAACTGTTAAATTTACATAATCTTCTGCCATACATATCACCTCTCTATTTTGTATACTTCCATACAGGACTGTTGATAGTAAGATTTATCTCCTTAGCAAAATTAATTGCTCCTATAAAACCTGCTAAAGGATGTTTTCTTTCATGATTGTGGTCACAAAAAGCAACTCCAAGCTTATAAGCTAGTGGTCTTTCTTTTACTCCACCAACCAATACATCTGCTCCTTTTTCATTTATAAAGTGCTCTAATTCATAAGGATTAGCATCATCCAATATAACTGTCCCAGGCTTAACTAAACTGCTTATAACTTCATAATCCTCTTTTTTACCTGTCTGAGTTCCAACTATAACTGTTTCCATTTCTAGTTCTTCAAATTGCTTTATTAACGATATTGCCTTAAAGCCTCCACCTACATATATTGCTGCCTTTTTTCCTGCTAGGTTTTTCTTATACTTATCAAAAATCTTATCCATTTTACTAACTTCTTCTTCTATGAATTCTTTTGTTCTTTTTATAATTTCATCATCTTTTAAAGCATTCGCAATATTCATTAACGAGCTTACAGTATCCTCAATTCCAAAAAAACTTACTTTTATATAAGGAACTCCCATTTCGTTTTCCATTCTCTTAGCTAAATAGGTCATAGAGCCTGCGCATTGTACTATATTAAGCTCAGCTCCATCAGCCCTTTTAAGTTCTTCACACTTTGCATCTCCAGTTATTTGAGAAACTACATTTACTCCAATACTTTTTAGGTAGTCTTTTATTATCCACATTTCACCGGATAAATTAAAATCCCCTAGAATATTTATTCCTTTTACCTTTGGCGACTTTTCTCTCCCGATCAAATCCATAAGTGCATTACAAGCTGCTTTATATCCCATGGATTTATGGCCTGCAAAGCCTGGAGATTTTACCGGAATTACAGGTATTCCATATTTTCTTTCAGCCCCTCTACACACAGCCTCTACATCGTCACCAATAACCCCTACAATACAGGTTGCGTATACAAATATAATCTTAGGATTATGTTTTTCCATTATCCCTTCTATAGCTGAAGTAAGTCGCCTCTCACCACCAAAAATTATATCTTTTTCTCTTAAATCTGTAGAAAAGCTATTACGATATAACTCATCTCCACTAGAAAGACTGCCTCTTATATCCCAAGTGTAACTAGCACAGCCTATTGGACCATGAACTATATGGAATGCATCCGTTATTGGATTAAGTACAACCCTGGCTCCACAATATACACAAGCTCTTTGACTTACTGCTCCAGACACACTCTCACTATCACATTTCATTGAGTTTCCATGATTCTTATCTTTACAGAAAATAAAGTCTTTTCTTTCTTCCAATACTTCGGGCAATGATTTTAGCTCCATATAATTCCCCCCTTAACTAAAATAAAAAGAAGGATTCCCAAGGTTGACTTTCTCCCTTGAAAATCCTTCAAAACTTAATTACATTACCATTTCCATATCTTCATCTGCACAATCTCTATCTTGTCTATCCATTAATGCGTTAAGCATTAATTCAAGTAGTCTCATAGCACCCTTATAACCTACCATTGGCATATATGAGTGTATATATCTGTCTATAATTGGGAAACCAACTCTTACAAATGGAATATCCTCAGCTCTCGCTATGTATTTTCCATGGGTTCCCCCTAATAGTAAGTCTACTTTATCATTCTTTAACCATTGATGTAATTCAAAAAGATCTGCTGCGGCTTTTGCTGTACATCCTTCTACATTGAACTTATCAAATAGTTCTTTAGCCGAAGCCTCAAATGCAGCTCCTGGAGTTCCTGTAATAACATATTTAGGAATCATTCCTAGTTCTAATGCGAATATAGTTAATCCTAGTACAGTATCTGGATCTCCGTATATAGCAACCTTCTTTCCATGTAAATAAGGATGTGAATCTACTATAATATCAACTAATTGACCTCTCTCTTCCTCTAACTCGTATGGCACTTCATTTTTAGAGAATTTTGATAACTCCATAACAAAATCATCTGTCCCTTGTATTCCAATAGGTAACATGTACGTTTTATATGGAACACCGCATTTCTTTTCTAGTTGACTTGCTCCTTGCTCTGAAGCAAAATCTCCTAGAGCTAAAGTTAAATCACTGTCCCCTAGCTTGATTATATCTTCTATCTTAGTTCCACCCTTTGGATACATATCATAGGTCCCTGTCATTGGAGCATCTAATACTCCACTTGTATCTGGAAGCATAGTAAATTCTGTTTTTAACAGTTTTAATATTCTCTTCATTTCTCTCATGTCACCAGGATTTGTGAATCCAGGAATGATGTTTATCTTTCCATTCGATACTCCTGTTGATACTGAAAGATATTTTATAAATCCAGTAACCATATTTGAAAAACCTGTTACATGTGAACCTACATAACTTGGAGTATTTGTATGAACCATGTATTTTCCTTCTGGTACTGTTATTGATTGAAGAATTGAGCCTAAATCATCTCCAATAGTTTCTGACAAACAGGTTGTATGAACTGCAATTATATCTGGATCATAAATATCAAAAATATTTTTTGCAGCAGTTCTTAAATTACTTCCTCCTCCAAAAACTGAAGCTCCTTCTGTAAATGATGAACTTGAGGCTATTGCTGGTTCCTTAAAATGTCTTGTTAAGTACATTCTATGAAAAGAACAGCAACCTTGTGAACCATGACTATGTGGCATACACTTATGAACTCCTAAAGCAGCGTACATAGCTCCAACTGGCTGACATGTTTTAGATGGATTAATTCTTAGTGCTTTTCTTTCAGATACTTCTTTTGGTGTTAAATCTAACATTACGCCTCACCTCCTACAGTTCCCTCTAAGGTTGGTTCAGTTTTCCATGGAGCTATTGTATAATTCCATGCTGGAGTATATATTCCCATTGCTATATCCTTTGCAAAATTCACTGCACCCTTGAACCCTGCATATGGTCCACTATAATCATAGGAATGTAGCTGTCTTGATAATATACCACCTTTTTGTGCTACGAATTTATCTTTGATTCCTGAGAAGAATATATCTGGCTTAAGAAGTTTTAAGAATTCTTCTGTTTCATAATGATTTAAATCATCTACTACAACTGAACCCTTATCCATCTCTTTCATCATACCTTCATAGTAGTCTAGTGGAATTTCTTTCTTTAATTCTTCATATTGTTTTTCTGAAAGATATACCTTAAATTTCTTTTCATCTTTTTCAACCTTCAATTCCTCAATGTTTTTAGAGTCCGCATCAATTTTTATTGATGGAAGTACTTCACGTCCCTCATAATCATCTCTATGAGCAAACTCATAACCAGCAAGTACAACACTCATTCCCAAATCCTTTAATAACTTTTGGTAATGGTGAGATCTTGAACCTCCTACAAATAGCGCTGCAGTTCTTCCCATTAATTTTTCTTTATAATAATCCATGTCATCTTTAATATCTTCAATTTCTTCAGCTATAACTTCCTCAGTTCTTTGTATAAGCTCTGGATCTCCAAAGAATTTAGCCATATCTCTTAAGGATTTTATTGTTGATTTTACGCCTATGAAATTCACCTTTATCCAGCTAGTTCCATACTTTGTCTTAAGCATTTCACCAATGTAGTTTATGGATCTATGGCATTGAACCACATTTAAGTCAGCTACATGTGCATTTTTTAGTTCTTCAAAGCTTCCATCTCCAGTCATAACTGATACAATATCATAACCTATTTTCTTAAGCACTCTGCTTATTTCCCAACCATCTCCGCCTATATTGTATTCACCTAAAATATTAATTGCATACTTCTTAGGTACATAATTACCGGTTCCTATAACATTCTTTATAAGCCCGTTATTTGCAATGTGGTGACCGGCAGATTGTGATACTCCTTTATATCCTTCACAGGAGAAAGCTAATACTTTTATTCCATACAACTTCTCTGACTCAGCTGCTACTGCATGGATATCATCTCCTATTAGCCCAACTGGGCAAGTGGAACATATCATAACTGATTTAGGATTGAATATTTCTACAACTTCCTTAATTGCTTGTCTAAGCTTCTTTTCTCCACCAAATACTATATCACTTTCCTGCATATCAGTTGAGAAGCAATATTCTAAGAAGTTTTGAGTATTTTCATCACCCTTACCTTTGTGTCTTCTTGTTCCCCAAGAATAAAACCCACATCCAATAGGTCCATGAGTTATTATCGCTACATCCTTAAGCGGACCTAGGACAACCCCTTTACAACCTGCATAACAACACCCTCTATTGGTCATTATTCCTGGAATAGTTCTAGCATTGGCAGTTATTTCTTGTGTGTCATCTTTTATTTCTATCAAATGTGCTTTTCTATTTTTAAAGACCTTAGCACTATAATCATCCAAAACCTTATCTAACGTACTCATGAAATCACCTCCAAATATTTTATTTATATAGCTTCATCTCCAGCTTCTTCGTTTCTTATTCTATATGCCTCATTAATTGGTATGATAAATATCTTTCCATCTCCAGGATTACCTTGAGAATTTACGTTAATAATTGTATCTACTACTTTTTTTACATCTTCATCCTTAACTATTAGCGTAAATAATCTTTTAGGTATTAACCTTCCAACTTCAGATATATTTTCAGCCATTGGAGAAACTGGAACTTCTACTTGCATTAGTAAACTTTCAATTAATGTTATATCAATTGATTTTTTCCCTCTTCCAAGTACCTTTCTGCAAGTAAAGGAAGGAAATCCAGCTTCTGCAAGAGATTCTTTAGTTTTATTCACTTTGTTTGATCGAATAATTGCCATTACTTCTTTCATTTAACATCTCTCCTTTTTATAAGCCTTCTTTTCCACTGCTAATTGTAAAAGCAGTCTCTACAGGAGATACAAATATTTTTCCATCTCCAAACGCTCCCTTTTCTCCAGTTCTAGCATTTTTCATAATTATTTTTATTACGTCATCTTTATCTTCATCTTTTACTACAAGTAAAATCATTTCTTTTGGAAGTTCATCATAATAAATATCTCCAACTTTTATCCCCTTTTGTTTTCCTCTTCCGAACACGTCCATCTTAGTAACTTCAGGAAATCCAGCTGATAGAAGTTCTGAAAGGACTATCCCTACCCTATCTGGTCTTAAAATAGCACGAACCATTAACATATTAAGTACTCCCCCTTATATTTATAATTTGTAAATATTGAATTTTCACCTAGATTCATGGTATACTTTTATTGCAAATTTTATTTTGTAGATATGCTTTAAAGTTTTCGTAGGCTTTTGCATATCTTCTTTTTTTATATATCCATTAAGCCATATTCCATTAATATCTCTTCTAATCTATCCTGTGACATTGGCTTAGGAATTACGAACAACTGATTTTCGTCTATTGCTTTTGCTAAAGCTCTATATTCATCTGCCTGATCTGCTGTATCATCAAATTCTATTACTGTTTTCTTATTTATCTCAGCTCTTTGCACCATATTATCTCTAGGAACAAAATGAATTAATTGGCTTCCAAGCTCTTTAGCAAATGCTTGTAATAGGTCTAACTCTCTATCAACTTTTCTGCTGTTACAGATTATTCCTCCTAGTCTAACGCCACCAGTGTTTGCATACTTTTGAATACCCTTAGCTATATTGTTAGCTGCGTATAGTGCCATCATCTCACCTGATGCAACTATATATATTTCTTGTGCTTTTCCTTCACGAATTGGCATTGCGAAACCACCACATACAACGTCACCTAAAACATCATAGAATACATAATCTAAATCATCTGTATAAGCACCTAGTTGCTCTAGCATATTGATTGATGTGATTATTCCTCTACCTGCACATCCAACTCCTGGTTCTGGTCCACCTGATTCAACACACTTAATTCCACCAAATCCTGGCTTTAATATTGAATCAAGATCAACATCATCACCTTCTTCTCTTAAAGTATCAAGAACACTTTTTTGAGCAAGTCCTCCTAGTAGTAATCTTGTAGAATCTGCTTTTGGGTCACATCCAACAACCATTATCTTCTTTCCCATAGTTGCAAGTCCTGCTGTTAAGTTTTGTGTTGTTGTTGATTTACCAATTCCACCCTTCCCATAAATAGCTACTTGTCTCATATTACCTTCCTCCTCTTAAAAATAATATTTATCTATAAACTCTCCCAACTATGTGGAAGAAATTTATATATATTATATTTTTTTCTATAATAGGGTAAATAAAAAAGAAGTCCTCAATTTAGTAAAATACTAAAATTGTAGACTCCTTTGTCTTTACAAAACAGACTTCCTTGCCCAATTATATTTTTAATAATAATTTATAGTTTTTAAGCAATTTCTATTAACGATAGTCATATATTTTTGTTTTTTTCTCAAGAATTATTTATATTTTTTATGCTAACACATAATTTTTCCATTTACAATAGATATTTTTCTAATTTTTTTATTAGTTTTTTTGTTAAAATTACAAATATAATATTAATGCCAATGTAAACATTTATATAACTTTCATATTTTTTTATAAAATAAAAGCTGTCACAAATATTTTGTGACAGCTTTTCTATAACAATTATTCTACAACACTAACTTTTAATAGGTTTGTAGTTCCTATGTTTCCTGCAGGAACTCCAGCAGCTAACACTACTGTCTCTCCTTTATTAACCATTCCAGCTTGTTCTACTACTTGAACTGATTTATCCATTATATCATCAGTTGAAGTAAGTTTTTCAGAAACTAATGGATAAACTCCAAAGCTTAACGCTAATTTCTTAGCAACAGTTTCACATGGAGTAACAGCTATTATTGGGCAATCTGGTCTACATTGAGAAATTCTTCTTGCAGTAGCTCCTGATTGAGTTGAAGATATTATAGCTGCAGCTTTTAATTCATGAGCAGCGTTACAAGCAGCTCTTGAAATAACTCCTGCTATAGCTGGAATATGTTTCTTAGCTGTAGATCTAGCCATTTCATAGCTTAAT includes these proteins:
- the nifE gene encoding nitrogenase iron-molybdenum cofactor biosynthesis protein NifE; the protein is MELKSLPEVLEERKDFIFCKDKNHGNSMKCDSESVSGAVSQRACVYCGARVVLNPITDAFHIVHGPIGCASYTWDIRGSLSSGDELYRNSFSTDLREKDIIFGGERRLTSAIEGIMEKHNPKIIFVYATCIVGVIGDDVEAVCRGAERKYGIPVIPVKSPGFAGHKSMGYKAACNALMDLIGREKSPKVKGINILGDFNLSGEMWIIKDYLKSIGVNVVSQITGDAKCEELKRADGAELNIVQCAGSMTYLAKRMENEMGVPYIKVSFFGIEDTVSSLMNIANALKDDEIIKRTKEFIEEEVSKMDKIFDKYKKNLAGKKAAIYVGGGFKAISLIKQFEELEMETVIVGTQTGKKEDYEVISSLVKPGTVILDDANPYELEHFINEKGADVLVGGVKERPLAYKLGVAFCDHNHERKHPLAGFIGAINFAKEINLTINSPVWKYTK
- the nifK gene encoding nitrogenase molybdenum-iron protein subunit beta, translating into MLDLTPKEVSERKALRINPSKTCQPVGAMYAALGVHKCMPHSHGSQGCCSFHRMYLTRHFKEPAIASSSSFTEGASVFGGGSNLRTAAKNIFDIYDPDIIAVHTTCLSETIGDDLGSILQSITVPEGKYMVHTNTPSYVGSHVTGFSNMVTGFIKYLSVSTGVSNGKINIIPGFTNPGDMREMKRILKLLKTEFTMLPDTSGVLDAPMTGTYDMYPKGGTKIEDIIKLGDSDLTLALGDFASEQGASQLEKKCGVPYKTYMLPIGIQGTDDFVMELSKFSKNEVPYELEEERGQLVDIIVDSHPYLHGKKVAIYGDPDTVLGLTIFALELGMIPKYVITGTPGAAFEASAKELFDKFNVEGCTAKAAADLFELHQWLKNDKVDLLLGGTHGKYIARAEDIPFVRVGFPIIDRYIHSYMPMVGYKGAMRLLELMLNALMDRQDRDCADEDMEMVM
- the nifD gene encoding nitrogenase molybdenum-iron protein alpha chain produces the protein MSTLDKVLDDYSAKVFKNRKAHLIEIKDDTQEITANARTIPGIMTNRGCCYAGCKGVVLGPLKDVAIITHGPIGCGFYSWGTRRHKGKGDENTQNFLEYCFSTDMQESDIVFGGEKKLRQAIKEVVEIFNPKSVMICSTCPVGLIGDDIHAVAAESEKLYGIKVLAFSCEGYKGVSQSAGHHIANNGLIKNVIGTGNYVPKKYAINILGEYNIGGDGWEISRVLKKIGYDIVSVMTGDGSFEELKNAHVADLNVVQCHRSINYIGEMLKTKYGTSWIKVNFIGVKSTIKSLRDMAKFFGDPELIQRTEEVIAEEIEDIKDDMDYYKEKLMGRTAALFVGGSRSHHYQKLLKDLGMSVVLAGYEFAHRDDYEGREVLPSIKIDADSKNIEELKVEKDEKKFKVYLSEKQYEELKKEIPLDYYEGMMKEMDKGSVVVDDLNHYETEEFLKLLKPDIFFSGIKDKFVAQKGGILSRQLHSYDYSGPYAGFKGAVNFAKDIAMGIYTPAWNYTIAPWKTEPTLEGTVGGEA
- a CDS encoding P-II family nitrogen regulator — encoded protein: MKEVMAIIRSNKVNKTKESLAEAGFPSFTCRKVLGRGKKSIDITLIESLLMQVEVPVSPMAENISEVGRLIPKRLFTLIVKDEDVKKVVDTIINVNSQGNPGDGKIFIIPINEAYRIRNEEAGDEAI
- a CDS encoding P-II family nitrogen regulator, with the protein product MLMVRAILRPDRVGIVLSELLSAGFPEVTKMDVFGRGKQKGIKVGDIYYDELPKEMILLVVKDEDKDDVIKIIMKNARTGEKGAFGDGKIFVSPVETAFTISSGKEGL
- the nifH gene encoding nitrogenase iron protein; protein product: MRQVAIYGKGGIGKSTTTQNLTAGLATMGKKIMVVGCDPKADSTRLLLGGLAQKSVLDTLREEGDDVDLDSILKPGFGGIKCVESGGPEPGVGCAGRGIITSINMLEQLGAYTDDLDYVFYDVLGDVVCGGFAMPIREGKAQEIYIVASGEMMALYAANNIAKGIQKYANTGGVRLGGIICNSRKVDRELDLLQAFAKELGSQLIHFVPRDNMVQRAEINKKTVIEFDDTADQADEYRALAKAIDENQLFVIPKPMSQDRLEEILMEYGLMDI